GGTAAATCTCAACCTAAAAAAATAGTCGATTCAAAACCTTCTCCTACTATTGAGGATGAAGTTGTAGAAGAAGAGACTGTAGACAGTACAGAGCTTGTAGCGGTTATTACAGCTGCAGTAGCTGCTAGCTTAAATACTTCTACTCATAATATTATTGTTAGAAATATTACTCGTATATCGGATCAAACACCTTCTTGGGCTAAAATAGGAAGGGTAGACCAAATTAGTAATAAGCTTTAATTTAAGGGATTACATATTAAGACAATGCATTATAATCCAAACTACTATTAAGGAGGAATTGTACGATGAGAAAGTTTAATATAACTGTAAATGGTGTTTCCTATGATGTAGAAGTAGAAGAAATTAAGGATGGTATAGCATCACCTGCACCAAGAGCCGCAGCTCCAGTAGCACCAGTGGCAAAACCAGTGGCTTCAAAACCAGCTCCAGCGGCGAAACCAGCGCCATCGGTAGCTCCAGCAGGTTCTACAACTATTGAAGCACCAATGCCAGGAAACATTTGGAAGATAGAAGTTAA
This is a stretch of genomic DNA from Alkaliphilus flagellatus. It encodes these proteins:
- a CDS encoding OadG family protein, with product MNLLERMKVSIDTMTMGEKFLGSMIVTLVGIGIVFAGLAILYFAIIIMQKVVGKSQPKKIVDSKPSPTIEDEVVEEETVDSTELVAVITAAVAASLNTSTHNIIVRNITRISDQTPSWAKIGRVDQISNKL
- a CDS encoding biotin/lipoyl-containing protein encodes the protein MRKFNITVNGVSYDVEVEEIKDGIASPAPRAAAPVAPVAKPVASKPAPAAKPAPSVAPAGSTTIEAPMPGNIWKIEVKEGQQVKSGDVLLILEAMKMENEIMAPADGVVASIHVAEGAAVNGGDILVSLK